One genomic region from Magallana gigas chromosome 3, xbMagGiga1.1, whole genome shotgun sequence encodes:
- the LOC105322122 gene encoding A disintegrin and metalloproteinase with thrombospondin motifs 18, whose product MCWMTLFPAGLIHSIQMVVLYFIFVTSSEFQRDDTAGFEIVHPVLSDISGNTVSHAQLHGNRFKRDSARTDTLYLNITGQGQAFEIHLNENRNLLAPGFKVYHRKRSKDSAEVVETVESSSGGPYHQSTTCHYSGRERSRGGRAALSLCDGLNGIIRIAEEDYIIEPYKQHRVRPSFDPLSGPHKLYRRSTLNTKQTQFCGKAKRRRDKRSTSLVDTDNDFKVSEKTLTQTETKESSKEEEEEEEEPLWKKYQRAITEHEEWTVETLVVVDKIMYYKHGKDNITTFTLTLFNMVSELFTDPSLGDNLNIVLVGLIVLEGDEPGLSIGYHADNTLNSFCSWQSVLVGANGRQHDHAILLTGLDLCSYKNAPCDTLGFAPIEGMCNRIRSCTINEDTGLSTAFTIAHEMGHNFGMFHDGEGNHCTKTTGTLMSPTLVSKEGQFHWSLCSKTYLMKFMNTPQAQCLADRPTKVAELQFPNKLPGELYDADIQCKWQFGRHAQLCTYDFGKDICKSLWCFRGKKRCETKFLPAAEGTSCGYGKWCRSGECVEFGQNGPSPIDGSWSTWTHWTDCSRTCGGGVTTRERQCNKPLPQYGGSACEGEAKVRKMCNFEPCTEGEEDFHKKQCHSYNEKPFRGWLLDWRPNDKLYKAQEPCILYCMAETSSYVFTIKHTATDGMKCRGDKDICVEGTCQPIGCDMMVGSTAENDQCGVCKGDNSTCRIIQGEYTEQPNHDTYFPVAVIPKTATSIKISEKNLSSNYLAIRDIYGNYYLNGQQQVAWPGEYMLGGAQFTYTRPYNEPETLESMGPLKEDIVLEILVQDKNPGIQYKYAIPHLVSPFRSHTPPDNYTWSLSESACTDPCAGGTMNVTVRCLKNLKEEVNETQCDLSKKPQTGKLPCNEDACPPRWVPAEWNSCSKTCGRGKQRRKILCRQRISKTLDKKIKKSNCKSLPKPARTRRCNMKECPPVWRAGKWNKCSVSCGTGTQARKVFCKSKGKKGKKHPDEMCSGPKPSIVRPCKRSLCPQDSNFEWHLSSWGPCSHSCGPGVRQRYLVCKRVDYRGNAIATRDKYCEKSARPKVSTEESCKLMVCPHKVIDRPKWKVSPWSQCSASCGEGQKSRDITCVDDTGQRTLGCDLENRPATSQLCDNGACPTNSSATDCFDRYTWCHLVPQHKVCDHEFYGTHCCLSCKGHR is encoded by the exons gcTTTGAAATTGTACATCCTGTTCTCTCAGACATCTCAGGAAACACTGTATCACATGCTCAATTACATGGCAACCGATTCAAAAGAGACTCTGCAAGGACAGACACATTATACCTTAACATCACCGGTCAAGGCCAAGCATTTGAAATTCATCTTAACGAAAATCGCAACCTTTTAGCCCCAGGCTTCAAAGTTTATCATCGGAAAAGAAGCAAAGATTCTGCAGAAGTGGTGGAGACTGTAGAATCTTCATCTGGCGGTCCTTACCATCAGAGCACCACCTGCCACTACTCGGGGAGAGAGAGGTCTCGGGGAGGGAGAGCGGCTCTATCCTTGTGTGACGGACTG AATGGTATTATCAGAATAGCAGAGGAGGACTACATTATAGAGCCCTACAAACAACACAGAGTTAGGCCATCATTTGACCCCCTCTCAGGGCCCCACAAACTTTACAGGAGATCCACCCTAAACACCAAACAGACCCAATTCTGTGGCAAAGCAAAGAGGCGAAGAG ACAAGAGAAGCACATCACTTGTAGACACTGACAATGACTTCAAAGTGTCAGAGAAAACTCTCACTCAGACTGAGACGAAGGAATCTTCCAAagaagaggaggaggaagaaGAGGAGCCCTTATGGAAGAAGTACCAGAGAGCGATCACAGAACACGAGGAGTGGACCGTGGAAACTCTGGTGGTGGTGGACAAAATCATGTACTACAAGCATGGCAAAGACAACATCACCACATTCACTCTTACTCTCTTCAATATG GTGTCAGAACTGTTCACTGATCCCAGTCTCGGAGATAACTTGAATATTGTTCTAGTTGGGCTCATTGTATTAGAAGGAGATGAG CCGGGTCTGTCCATAGGATACCATGCAGACAACACTCTGAACAGCTTCTGTTCCTGGCAGTCGGTGCTGGTGGGGGCCAATGGACGACAGCATGACCATGCCATTCTGCTGACTGGCCTTGATCTCTGCTCCTACAAGAACGCCCCCTGTGATACACTGG GTTTTGCTCCGATTGAGGGTATGTGCAACAGAATCCGCAGCTGTACCATCAATGAAGACACGGGACTATCGACTGCATTCACCATAGCTCACGAAATGGGTCACAA CTTTGGAATGTTTCATGATGGAGAAGGAAACCATTGTACTAAGACAACAGGTACCCTGATGTCCCCTACCCTAGTCAGCAAAGAGGGGCAGTTTCACTGGTCTCTGTGCAGTAAAACCTACCTGATGAAATTCATGAA TACCCCGCAAGCCCAATGCCTGGCTGACCGACCCACAAAAGTAGCAGAACTTCAGTTCCCCAACAAGTTGCCAGGTGAACTCTATGATGCAGACATCCAGTGTAAATGGCAGTTTGGACGGCATGCTCAACTCTGTACTTATGACTTTGGTAAA GATATTTGTAAGTCCTTGTGGTGCTTCAGAGGAAAGAAGAGATGTGAAACCAAGTTTTTACCAGCAGCAGAAGGAACCTCTTGTGGCTATGGAAAG TGGTGTAGAAGTGGAGAGTGTGTGGAGTTCGGACAGAACGGACCATCCCCGATTGATGGCAGCTGGTCCACGTGGACACATTGGACAGACTGCAGTCGTACCTGTGGGGGCGGGGTCACTACCAGGGAGAGGCAGTGCAATAAACCACT ACCACAATATGGAGGCAGTGCCTGTGAAGGGGAAGCAAAGGTCCGAAAGATGTGCAACTTTGAG CCATGTACTGAAGGAGAAGAAGACTTTCACAAGAAGCAGTGTCACTCGTACAACGAAAAACCATTCCGAGGCTGGCTGCTTGACTGGAGGCCTAACGATAAGCTTTACAAAG CACAAGAACCCTGCATATTGTATTGCATGGCAGAGACCAGTAGTTACGTATTCACTATAAAACACACAGCAACTGATGGGATGAAGTGTAGGGGAGACAAAGATATCTGTGTGGAGGGAACTTGTCAG CCAATAGGATGTGATATGATGGTTGGCTCAACAGCAGAAAATGATCAGTGTGGAGTGTGTAAGGGAGATAACTCGACCTGTCGGATAATTCAGGGAGAATATACTGAACAACCAAACCATGACA CTTATTTTCCTGTTGCTGTGATTCCTAAAACAGCCACATCAATAAAAATCTCTGAGAAAAACTTATCCTCAAACTATCTGGCCATCAGAGACATCTATGGAAATTACTATCTCAATGGTCAACAGCAAGTGGCCTGGCCCGGGGAGTACATGCTAGGTGGCGCCCAGTTTACATATACAAGGCCCTATAATGAGCCAGAAACGTTGGAAAGCATGGGACCATTGAAAGAGGACATTGTCTTGGAG ATCCTTGTCCAGGACAAGAATCCTGGCATCCAGTATAAGTACGCCATTCCTCACCTGGTCTCTCCATTCAGGAGCCACACTCCTCCAGACAACTACACTTGGAGTCTGTCGGAGTCTGCATGTACCGATCCTTGTGCTGGAG GTACCATGAATGTAACTGTCAGATGTTTGAAGAACCTTAAAGAAGAAGTGAATGAAACCCAGTGTGATCTTTCCAAAAAGCCACAAACTGGTAAACTTCCCTGCAATGAGGATGCTTGTCCTCCAAG ATGGGTCCCAGCAGAGTGGAACTCCTGTTCCAAGACTTGTGGCAGAGGAAAGCAGAGAAGAAAGATCTTATGTCGCCAAAGAATCTCCAAGACTCTcgataaaaaaatcaagaagtCTAACTGCAAGAGTTTGCCAAAGCCCGCCCGTACGAGACGATGCAACATGAAAGAATGTCCACCTGTTTGGAGAGCTGGAAAATGGAACAAG TGCTCTGTTAGTTGTGGAACTGGCACACAGGCAAGGAAAGTCTTCTGTAAAAGCAAAGGAAAGAAAGGCAAGAAGCACCCAGATGAAATGTGCAGTGGACCCAAACCCTCCATTGTCCGTCCCTGCAAACGATCCCTGTGTCCCCAAGACTCCAACTTTGAGTGGCACCTTTCTTCATGGGGACCA TGCTCCCATTCTTGTGGACCAGGTGTCAGACAGAGGTATCTGGTGTGTAAGAGAGTTGATTATCGGGGAAACGCCATCGCCACGCGAGATAAATACTGCGAGAAGTCGGCACGGCCAAAAGTCTCCACAGAGGAGTCCTGTAAACTGATGGTCTGTCCACACAAAGTGATTGACAGGCCAAAGTGGAAGGTCTCACCCTGGTCACAG TGTTCAGCATCCTGTGGTGAAGGTCAGAAGAGTCGAGACATAACATGTGTGGACGACACGGGTCAGAGGACACTAGGATGTGACCTTGAGAACCGGCCAGCTACCTCCCAGCTCTGTGATAATGGTGCTTGTCCCACTAATAGTAGTG CTACAGACTGCTTCGACCGATACACCTGGTGCCATCTTGTTCCACAGCACAAAGTCTGCGACCATGAGTTCTACGGCACTCATTGTTGTCTATCTTGCAAAGGACACCGGTGA